One stretch of Nocardia mangyaensis DNA includes these proteins:
- a CDS encoding GNAT family N-acetyltransferase: protein MRSLLEPTRRSKTAPARPVSVRDLGEVLRVLDADPVATCMIAARVQEFGLDARSGLGELWSRGGPADSLCFSGANLVPLRGDQQALRAFADRAGRWPRVCSSVVGRQELTLPLWELLLPKWGPARDLRADQPLLALAQPALIRPDTGVRRVRPDEIDRYLTAAIAMFIEEVGVDPRAGDGGRGYRRRIQSLIESGRAWARFEDGVVVYKAEIGALSRRTGQIQGVWVHPEHRGSGVGTAGTAAVANAVVATGRTASLYVNDYNRIARRAYSRVGFRQIATFATVLVD from the coding sequence GTGCGGAGTCTGCTGGAGCCGACGCGACGGTCCAAGACCGCCCCCGCGCGCCCGGTGTCCGTCCGGGATCTGGGCGAGGTACTGCGTGTGCTCGACGCCGATCCGGTGGCGACGTGCATGATCGCCGCCCGCGTCCAGGAGTTCGGACTCGACGCGCGCAGCGGCCTCGGTGAGCTGTGGAGCCGCGGCGGGCCCGCGGACTCCCTGTGCTTCTCCGGCGCCAACCTGGTTCCGCTGCGCGGTGATCAGCAGGCCCTGCGCGCGTTCGCCGATCGCGCGGGCCGCTGGCCACGCGTGTGTTCCTCGGTGGTCGGCAGGCAGGAACTCACGCTGCCGCTGTGGGAACTGCTGCTGCCCAAGTGGGGCCCTGCCCGCGATCTGCGTGCCGACCAACCGCTGCTCGCCCTCGCCCAGCCCGCCCTGATCCGTCCCGATACCGGGGTCCGCCGGGTCAGGCCCGACGAGATCGACCGCTACCTGACCGCCGCGATCGCCATGTTCATCGAAGAGGTGGGCGTCGACCCGCGCGCGGGCGACGGTGGCCGCGGCTATCGCCGACGCATCCAGAGCCTGATCGAATCAGGAAGGGCCTGGGCACGTTTCGAGGACGGTGTGGTCGTCTACAAGGCCGAGATCGGCGCGCTGTCGCGGCGGACCGGCCAGATCCAGGGTGTGTGGGTGCATCCCGAGCACCGGGGTTCCGGTGTCGGCACGGCGGGCACCGCGGCGGTGGCGAATGCCGTTGTGGCGACCGGCCGTACGGCGAGCCTGTACGTCAACGACTACAACCGCATCGCCCGACGCGCTTACAGCCGTGTGGGTTTCCGTCAGATCGCCACCTTCGCCACCGTCCTGGTGGACTGA
- the ispG gene encoding flavodoxin-dependent (E)-4-hydroxy-3-methylbut-2-enyl-diphosphate synthase, with the protein MTSTIGLGMPAAPAAVLAPRRKTRQLMVGSVGVGSDSPISVQSMTTTKTHDINATLQQIAALTASGCDIVRVACPRQEDADALATIARKSQIPVIADIHFQPRYIFAAIDAGCAAVRVNPGNIKEFDGRVGEVAKAAGAAGIPIRIGVNAGSLDKRMMEKYGKATPEALVESALWEASLFEDHGFGDIKISVKHNDPVIMVEAYRQLAAQSDYPLHLGVTEAGPAFQGTIKSAVAFGALLSEGIGDTIRVSLSAPPAEEVKVGGQILQSLNLRPRKLEIVSCPSCGRAQVDVYTLADAVAAGLDGLEVPLRVAVMGCVVNGPGEAREADLGVASGNGKGQIFVKGEVIKTVPESQIVETLIEEAMRIAEEMGEQPGGEPVVTVG; encoded by the coding sequence GTGACCAGCACAATCGGATTGGGGATGCCCGCCGCCCCCGCTGCTGTTCTCGCCCCTCGGCGCAAGACCCGCCAGCTCATGGTTGGCTCGGTCGGCGTCGGTAGTGACTCCCCGATCTCGGTGCAGTCGATGACGACCACCAAGACCCACGACATCAATGCCACTCTGCAGCAGATCGCGGCGCTGACCGCCTCGGGCTGCGACATCGTCCGGGTGGCCTGTCCGCGCCAGGAAGACGCCGACGCGCTCGCCACCATCGCGAGGAAGTCGCAGATCCCGGTGATCGCCGACATCCACTTCCAGCCGCGCTACATTTTCGCCGCGATCGACGCGGGCTGTGCCGCGGTCCGGGTGAACCCGGGCAACATCAAGGAGTTCGACGGCCGCGTCGGCGAGGTCGCCAAGGCCGCGGGCGCCGCGGGAATCCCGATCCGCATCGGCGTCAACGCCGGTTCGCTGGACAAGCGGATGATGGAGAAGTACGGCAAGGCCACCCCCGAGGCGCTGGTCGAGTCCGCGCTGTGGGAGGCGAGCCTATTCGAGGACCACGGCTTCGGCGACATCAAGATCTCGGTCAAGCACAACGATCCGGTGATCATGGTGGAGGCCTACCGGCAGCTGGCCGCGCAGAGCGACTACCCGCTGCACCTGGGCGTCACCGAGGCAGGCCCGGCGTTCCAGGGCACCATCAAGTCCGCGGTGGCCTTCGGTGCGCTGCTCAGCGAGGGCATCGGTGACACCATCCGCGTCTCGCTCTCGGCCCCGCCCGCGGAGGAGGTGAAGGTCGGCGGCCAGATCCTGCAGTCGCTGAACCTGCGCCCGCGCAAGCTCGAGATCGTGTCCTGCCCGTCGTGTGGCCGCGCCCAGGTCGACGTCTACACCTTGGCCGACGCCGTCGCCGCGGGCTTGGACGGCCTCGAGGTCCCGCTGCGGGTCGCGGTGATGGGGTGTGTGGTGAACGGCCCCGGTGAGGCCCGCGAGGCCGACCTCGGTGTCGCCTCCGGCAACGGCAAGGGCCAGATCTTCGTCAAGGGCGAGGTCATCAAGACCGTGCCGGAATCCCAGATCGTGGAGACGCTGATCGAAGAGGCGATGCGCATCGCCGAGGAGATGGGCGAACAGCCCGGTGGTGAGCCGGTCGTCACTGTCGGATGA
- a CDS encoding M50 family metallopeptidase, protein MVFALGFALFALGITISIALHECGHMWTAQATGMKVRRYFIGFGPKVFSFRRGETEYGLKALPLGGFCDIAGMTALDELEPEEVDRAMYRQATWKRLLVMSGGIAMNFLLGFILLVVLAIGWGLPQLQQPPATSLGTMGCVAQENPDKTLAACTGDGPAQRAGLQRGDVVTAVNGVPVSTWTQFQAETQKQSGTFDYTIERDGQTLTVPVTPERVLRSPKEGPSREVSAVGVGPDFAEPQQYGVVAAIPATIVFAGDFMVETVKSLAKMPQKVSALWEAVTGGERDPETPVSVYGASRIGGETAERGLWGMFILVLASLNFFLGAFNLLPLLPLDGGHIAVVLYEKIRNTLRSWLGKAPAGPVDYLKLLPATYVVVVIGGAFMLLTLAADIVNPIRLP, encoded by the coding sequence ATGGTATTCGCGCTGGGGTTCGCACTGTTCGCCCTCGGTATCACGATTTCGATCGCGCTGCACGAGTGCGGACACATGTGGACCGCGCAGGCTACCGGGATGAAGGTGCGCCGCTACTTCATCGGTTTCGGACCGAAGGTGTTCTCGTTCCGGCGCGGGGAGACCGAATACGGTCTCAAGGCGCTGCCGCTGGGCGGTTTCTGCGACATCGCGGGCATGACCGCTCTCGACGAGCTCGAGCCCGAGGAGGTCGACCGGGCGATGTATCGCCAGGCGACCTGGAAGCGCCTGCTCGTGATGTCCGGCGGCATCGCCATGAACTTCCTGCTCGGCTTCATCCTGCTGGTGGTGCTGGCGATCGGCTGGGGCCTGCCGCAGCTGCAACAGCCACCCGCCACCTCACTGGGCACCATGGGCTGTGTCGCGCAGGAGAATCCGGACAAGACCCTGGCCGCCTGTACGGGCGACGGTCCCGCCCAGCGCGCGGGGCTGCAGCGCGGCGATGTGGTGACCGCCGTGAACGGTGTTCCGGTCAGCACGTGGACCCAGTTCCAGGCCGAGACACAGAAGCAGAGTGGCACCTTCGACTACACGATCGAGCGCGACGGCCAGACCCTGACGGTGCCGGTCACCCCGGAGCGGGTTCTGCGCTCGCCGAAGGAGGGCCCCAGCCGCGAGGTGAGCGCGGTCGGTGTGGGTCCCGACTTCGCCGAACCTCAGCAGTACGGGGTGGTCGCCGCGATTCCGGCGACCATCGTGTTCGCCGGCGATTTCATGGTCGAGACCGTGAAGTCGCTGGCCAAGATGCCGCAGAAGGTCTCCGCGCTGTGGGAGGCGGTGACCGGCGGCGAGCGCGATCCCGAGACCCCGGTCAGCGTCTACGGCGCCAGCCGCATCGGTGGCGAGACCGCCGAGCGCGGTCTGTGGGGGATGTTCATCCTGGTCCTGGCCAGTCTGAACTTCTTCCTCGGCGCGTTCAATCTGCTGCCGTTGCTGCCATTGGACGGTGGTCACATCGCGGTGGTGCTCTACGAGAAGATCCGCAACACCCTGCGGTCCTGGCTCGGCAAGGCACCGGCCGGCCCGGTCGACTACCTCAAATTGTTGCCCGCCACCTACGTAGTGGTGGTGATCGGCGGTGCGTTCATGCTGCTGACACTCGCCGCTGACATCGTGAATCCCATCCGTCTGCCGTGA